ACACCGGTACGTGCTATCTTTAGCAGAGTACCTTGTGGAGAACTCCATTCAAGTACCATCAGCCGGGACAGATTGAATCGAACACATGCACATCTTCATAAAACCCATGTACTATGTACACTTTGGTCGGACTACACAAAACACGCACGTACGCGCGCACTACACGAACTCTTCTACCCAACACTTGAACCTGAATCTTTCCACTACTCCAAGCACTTGCGCGCAGAATcggcacgcacgcacgcccGGAGCGCCCCGGACCGACACGCTGCGCAATCCTTCCATGGCAGCGAAGCGAATCAATCAACCCCATCACATGCCGCCGATGCAGGAGAAGATCCTGACGCTGCGTCCCCTCCGCATCgcgcccgccggccgccagTGCTCCGGCGCCCCCGCCCCGACCTCGCCCGCCAGCTCCTCCAGCGACCGGTGCCGCCGGtgcgcgccgccgacgccaccaTCGGCCTTCCGCGCCGCGGCGCCGTCCAGCTGCTTCCGCTCCCAGTCCCAGACGCCCTTATTATCGTCGTCGACGGCAGCCCCAAACCCGTGAAAGGGCGAGCCGCCGTTGTCGCTGCTGCAGCGGGAGTAGCTCCGCGTGCGCCGCTCCTTGATGGCCTTGCAGATGAACGGGATCAGCCCCTCCATTTTTCAGTTGCTCGCTCGGGAAGTCGGAAGAGGAGAAATGGTTGCAGTAACTAAGCTTGCTTTGGAATGAAGCGAGGCTGGggcgggagggagagaggcgCCGTCTTATTATAGAGGGCGCAGCGCACTTCCCTGGCTGCTGCGCTCGTGCGTGCTTCGTTTATTGGTTTCAGTAGGGTTAAGAATGCGTTTGACTCGGGATTTTCATGGCGTGTGGTGGACCGGTGGTGGTGTTGCAATTGGGTTCCGTCTTTGGACTGGTTTGCTTGTGCCTAAATAAATGAACACGTCGATGTTGATGGATGGTAATAATACCTTGTGCTGAATTGATCGTGCCGTTCAGAGCTTCCGTTAGATGTGTCTAGCTGATGGTTTTAGTTGGGCGGCAGTCACCTGTTTTGCCCTGTCTTCGAGTTAGGAGTAGTTAGGTAGTTGCTCATGCCAAGAAGCACTTACTGGTAAGTGGCAACGTAATTCTATCGACCGGGTTTGAACCAACCCAAACTCCCTAAAATTTGGCGTCCCGAGATTAAGGCAATCTTTTCCAAAAATAGCCAGGGAACAAACTTTTGATTGACATGTGTTAATTAAAAAGTGATCAGGGGAAAGAATGTACAGTTAGTGACGGGACAAGTTAAGTCCGTGTGACTGTGTCCTCTTGCTTGTTAAGGCAGTTTTGATATGTGGCGAGATCAGCTACGTCCAAAACTAAAAGTCAGCTCAGCGAGACAACGATGTCCAATGTTTAGTTTTTCTAAAGGGTACATTCGAGGTAGGCTTGTTCTCTTGTCGCTGCTGCACAAGTTTGACCTGTACCTCACAGCATCACAAAGCCCAACGAGGATTTTAACAAATTATTTGATCATTTTTGTTTGATCCTATACGATCCAGATTTCCCGTGGATTTTCACGGAACCAGGAGGTGAAAACAAAAGGACTTTGGGCACTGAATGACTGAATGGTGGAAATCTCTTCGATCCAGAGCGTTATTGCTCCATGTACAAGTTCCACTTAATCATTGGTGCCGCAACAATCACGTGAAAACTGCTTGGATTGATGAAAATGCTGGCTGCTACGGCGGTCTCGCGATTTAAACAAACTCGGACCATGTCGTTGGATAAGATTGAAACACCTGATAAGATTTAAAAATCGGTCAATTGGCTATCAGCCTGACAAATACGCGAACTATTGCTGCTCTGACGTCCTGATCTGCGAGAACCGGTGACGTGCTGCCGAGCTGGAACTGAAGGGAGGCTTGATTTGCCACGGCAAGTATGTGCATCGAACACGCGGACACCATATAGAACGGTTCAGCAGTAATAGGCGGGCATGCATGGCACTCGTCTGAAACGCAGAAATTCCATGAGAAGTCTTTCCAGAGTCTTGTACTATCTGAAACACAAAAATCCTCCGTGAATTATGTGGAATTGTTGCAAAAAGTGCCTTCAAATTCTAGGTCCAAACGAGGCCCCAACAGGTCAAAAAAACATTTCGTTATGAAATGTATTCGGTATCTACTAGAGTTGCTCTAAATACAGTCTGGTCTCACATGCCTTTTGCATGATCACCTCACTGGAAAGCTTCGTTATAAACCTGTCGCGCTTTCTTCAGAGATAACTTGACCGGGCAGGTCACCTAACCCATTTTTGCCAAGAAAATTAGAACAGACTGCTTCCATAAAACCAAATAATTGAGCCATGTCTGGGAATCTATGGACCGGTTCTCCACGAACAGGTCAAGACGGAAGACGAACACCGTGGGGTTTCCATCGCAGCAGCAATGGGTGATGCTAACTGAAACGAGATTATCCGACCTCTCTGATCGTCTCCATTTTTTCGGCAGGGATTTTCAGGCACATGTTGCGTCATTTCCCCTTGATCAATACACTTGTTTTGGACTGATTGGTGCAATAATTTCCACATCGGTTGTAGTAGTCTGGACTCTGAAGACGGACTTGGCAGCGAGGCATCTACCTACGCATCCAGATAACGCCGAGAAACAACGTTAATTAACAGAAATTTAGAAAACATATACTCCATCGGTCAGGAAGCTGCCTGGCTAGCTGATGATGGCTGCTCCCCGCAACTAACGTGCAAGAATTTAAGAGGAAGTTGCCGTTGCCATCCGATCAAGCACCAGCCGTATAGGCCAATTGACCGAGATTTGGCAGTCACGCTTCTTCTACccggaaaaaagaaaaccgcATGCCGTTCTCATGTTTTGGGTGCCCGGTTTAACGAGCTGGCACGCCGCCGCACGATAGACCGGCCACCTAACGCAAAGCAGCTAGCTGGATTAAACCCTGAAGGTGAACCTGCAGCTCCCGAAAATGGGTAGCTCGAGATTTTGCTTTCATCGGCATATGTTTTCCGGCGCCGGATCTTGTCGAATTCTTGACGGCTCACTTTAGTTAGTTGAGAATTCCGTAGAAAGTTTTTGGATTGAGTGCGTGCATGGCGTCTGAAGACTCAAGGGACTCCATCTCCATGTCGTTCAACAGCGTCCGTCAAAAGGTGCGAAGTGGAAGAGAATTCTCTGCCTGGCCTCGAGAAGGAGGTCGATGTTGACCGCCGGTGGAGAAACCTGTGGACTCCGCCGCCGGTTCGTGGCAAAGCAGTCTGCAGTATGCGTTGGCACGTCGAAAGTTCGGTTCGATATTGTTACGGCCTGCCGCCTGCGTCCATgttcgaaaaggaggatgcTGGGCCCGCAATTTCTGGGCAGGCCCGTGGAGTAGTCGGTCTGTTGCTCGAGGGCCGGGCCATCAGAATACACTCGTCATCTCCCCAAGATATGTGGGCCATCGACATGGGCCATGGGGAGGCAATCTCAGCGCGGCTCACTTGCCTGATTGCCTCCCTTCCTGAAAGACTGGTTGTGGTCGCTGATGAACTGGCCGCGTCTGTAcactcagaaaaaaaagacgcTAAGGGCCCGATTGGAAGCCCGTTTTCAGGCCTAAAACCGGTGTAAAACTCGGAGCCGTAACTTTTTCCCGATGGCCGAAAGCTTCATTGGATTGCTGTTTTGGTAATCCTTTACCCCTGTTTCAGGTCCATTACATCTAGAAAACAATACAGACCTCTGGAGGCCCGGATAACCACACCGAGATGGATACACATAGAGAAATGACGAGATATTTACAAAAGTAATCCatcttttaaaaatatatacttcCTTCGTGCAACAAAAAAGATgcatgtctcaactttgactaaatttgaatacatttatacgctaagtcatgtctagatacattcaaatttcgacaaacttgagacacattttttgttggacggagggagtatgaaagTTTGCTTAAAAACTAGTGACACCGGTTTCCctatttttaattaaaaaaaatctaatgtAGGCTTCCAAAAAGTTAGCACCGAAATTTAACCATTCTTTTGGAAAGTGAAAATTTAGAGAAATTCTAAACCTAGCTTTTAACTTACTCCTTTCGAAGTTCCAAAGAACCTCAGTGAACTTCCGTGCGTCTACTTTCACACAACAAAAACCGTTCAGAATGGTAAACGGAACTGTGAGGAAATTGAAAGCTAACTTCCACAAGTTTGAAGTATCTTTTCTTACAAAATCAACACACAAAACAATTGAGATTTGAAATCTCCATAGTGGATTGAAGTCGTTCATCGATGAAAGAGCATGCATAGGGCCAATATTGGACGACTGTGAAGTGATGGTTTACATGGCAAACCCTAGGACGCACAACCGGATGCAAATGCGAAGGGGTTGCAGAGGAGACATGAGGATGGTGGACGTAGTGTCATGACTGGAAAACAAGATGTGCGGGAGGAGATGGATGATTTAATTTCAATTGTTTTGAGATAGAATAAACATATACTTCGGAGACATTAAGGGAAGGTAGATTGGGTAGATATTATAATTTCATCGAGAGCTAACTATCAAAGTGGATAGTACGAGAGATAGATGCTTTGTTTGTCCCGTTCGTTCtggatgtgtttggtttgtaGGATAAAACAAAGTGGAATTAAATGAGATGCTTCCACTATAGAAAATATTCTAACAGATTTGTGAAACCAACTCATACATACAAATCAGTGGAGATTTATAATTcatgtgtttggtttgtaTAAATAATAATTTCATTCATCAATAGACGACAGTTGATTCATCGGCAACAACATTTGGTTCTTTGGAACCATGTACGCAGACCAAAGGTAAATAAGCaggtaaaaaaagagagaaaaatagaAGCGGATTCTACTCGAAGATGAAAGGACGGATTCGGGGAAAAGAAACAGCCCAGCTGAACGGGGTTTTTCCTCGCAGTCCTCGTGTCCTGAGCTGTCTCCTCCCCCTTCCGAACCACCTCCCGTGTCCCGATGCCGCCCAAAtcgaaggcggcggccgccgccgccgagccggTTGCCGTGGAGGACCTGTTCACGGCGCTCCACCGCCACATCGAGGCCGGCGAGTTCCCCCAGGCCGTCAAGGTCGCCGACCAAGGTCAAGCACCCACACCTCCTACTTCTTCTACACGCCTCCGGCGTTCGGCCCTAACCAATACGCACTAACACGGCGGTTAATTCTGCAGTTCTCGCGGCTGCGCCGGGAGACGAGGATGCATTGCGATGCAAGGTGGTCGCGCACATCAAGTCCGACGCTATGGACAaggcgctcgccgcgatccgcgccgccgagcgcctccccatcgacctcagcttctacAAGGTGATGCAAGCGGATCCGTTTATATACTCGTGCGGTGGATCTTTATGTTTACTTGGTTTCCATGCCTTTGTGGGTCAGTAATCAGTAGGCTGCGGTTTTCGGATCTAGGGGTGGTCAGATCTGTTCGTGCCTATGCCGTAAGGTAAAATCTGGTGATCTGAGTGATGACTGATGGGATTTTTCTAGTACCCTATCACCTTCGATTTTTCTGCAAGCCACGATGCTTGCACCtgcatacatttttttctccAGACATCGCACAGCGAATTTTGCTATAGAGGTTTGTGCACCCGCATGATTGCCAAATGCTGACAGAATCAGAGTGCACTTGTAAAATGTGATGCATACAGTTTGAGCCTTGGAGGAATAGATTGAGGGGAGGAAAGGTGAAGTCTAACCCGTCCTTTACTGAATACCGGGAAGAACCTATAGCTATGCAAGCCAAATATATTTTACAAAGTGTCTAGTTTTCAGTATGTTGCTCTAACTTAAATTATAGAATTTGAAGTTCCAGAGAGCGCAAGAGTCCATCATGCAGTTGTACACATTTTCTTATATTATATTTCTTTGTTCGTTCTGATACTGAGCGGCTGTAAACTATTCCTTAGATCAAATATGGTAGTGTAAATATAGCCTCTGGGGCCTTAAACATAGATGCCATCCAGCTTAAAATCTTGTTATTATCATTGGCTAGTTACATTGCATATGTCCGTATGACCTGTAGTACTTGTGTGAAGCATTAGGTGACTATGTTCTACTTACCAATGCCAAGCAGACACCCTGGTTgatagctactccctccgatccatatcaattgtcgaaatattacatgtatctatacgctttttaggcatagatacatccatatctgggcaaatttgagacaattaatatgaatcggagggagtagtatttagaCACAGTCAGGACTCAGGAT
The Brachypodium distachyon strain Bd21 chromosome 2, Brachypodium_distachyon_v3.0, whole genome shotgun sequence genome window above contains:
- the LOC100832630 gene encoding uncharacterized protein LOC100832630, yielding MEGLIPFICKAIKERRTRSYSRCSSDNGGSPFHGFGAAVDDDNKGVWDWERKQLDGAAARKADGGVGGAHRRHRSLEELAGEVGAGAPEHWRPAGAMRRGRSVRIFSCIGGM